CAACAAAGAGTACGAGTACGGCTGGAGCAACCCCGAACGCTACGCCGTGAAGGCCCCCAAGGGCCTGCGCCGCGACGTGGTCGAGATGATCAGCAAAGCCAAGGACGAACCCCAGTGGATGCTGGACTTCCGCCTGAAGGCGCTGGACATCTTCTACTCCAAGCCCATGCCCACCTGGGGCGCGGACCTGAGTGGCCTGGACCTCGACGAGATCTACTACTACATCAAACCCGAGGGTGCGAACGCCCGCTCGTGGGATGACGTGCCGGACGACGTGAAGCAGACCTTCGAGCGTCTGGGCATTCCCGAAGCCGAGCGCGCCGCGCTGGCCGGTGTGGGCGCCCAGTACGAGAGCGAGATGGTGTACCACAACCTGAAAGAGGAGTGGGAGAAGCTGGGCGTGGTGTTCCTGAGCATCGAGGACGGCCTGAAGGAGTACCCGGAGCTGTTCCGTGAGCACTTCGCCACCATCGTGCCGCCCGAGGACAACAAGTTCGCGGCCATCAACTCCGCCGTGTGGTCGGGCGGCTCGTTCGTGTACGTGCCCAAGGGCGTCAAGGTGGACATCCCCCTCCAGACGTACTTCCGCATCAACGCCGAGAGCAGCGGCCAGTTCGAGCGCACCCTGATCATCATCGACGAGGGCGCGCAGGCCCACTACATCGAGGGCTGCACCGCCCCCGCTTACAGCAGCGACTCCTTCCACTCCGGCGTGATCGAGATCGTCGTGAAGGAAGGCGCCCGCTTCCGGTACAGCACCATCCAGAACTGGAGCCACAACGTCTATAACCTCGTCACCCAGCGTGCCGCCGTGTACGGCAACGGCGTCATGGAGTGGGTGGACGGCAACCTGGGCAGCAAGGTCACCATGAAGTACCCCGCCTGCTACCTCCTCGAAGAAGGCGCGCGCGGCGAGGTGCTGAGCATCGCCATGGCCGGTCGCGGCCAGCACCAGGATGCCGGCGCGAAGATCGTGCACTTCGCCCCGAACACCAGCGGCACCATCGTGTCCAAGAGCATCAGCAAGGACAGCGGCCGCAGCTCCTACCGTGGCCTCGTCAAGATCTACGAGGGTGCCAAAGGCAGCCAGACGAACGTGGAATGCGACGCCCTGCTCCTCGACGACGAGGCCCGCACCGACACCTACCCCTACATCGAGATCGAAGAGAAGGACGCCCGCGTCGGCCACGAAGCGACCGTCTCCAAGATCAACGACGACCAGATCCTGTACCTCCAGAGCCGCGGCCTGTCAGAAGACGAGGCAGCTGGCCTGATCGTGCGCGGCTTCATCGAACCCATCGCGAAGGAACTCCCGCTGGAGTACGCCGTGGAACTGAACCGCCTGATCGAACTGGAAATGGAAGGTTCGGTCGGTTGATTGCTGTTCGCCTGCCTGACTGGCCAGCACGCGCCAGTCCGGCAGGCGGGTGGATTTCATCACCGATGCCGCAGGGCGACCCCTCCGCCCCTCCGGGGCACCTCCCCTCAAGGGGAGGCTTGGTGTGCCCCTGGCTCCCCTCGAGGGGAGCTGGCCGCGTAGCGGACTGAGGGGTTACGCCAGGCAGGGAAGACCGGACGTGGCATTTCTGATCGGCCGCGAGGGATTTCACTGTGTGACGGGGCAGGCGTGTCACCCGTGACTGCCCGCAACAACAACGCAAATCAAGGAGGTTTCATGACCAAATTCAATGATCAACTGGCGCAGGTGCAGGGGCCGGAGTGGCTGACTGCGAAGCGTAAGGAAAGCCTGGAGCTGTTCACGACGCTGGACGTGCCGCAGGAGAGCGTGGAGGCGTGGAAGTACACGCGCGTGGACGTGGATTTCGACGCGCTGCGCCCGCACGGGAAGCGTGACGTGGTGACGGACGTGTCGGCGCTGCCGCAGAGCGTGCAGGACCGCCTGACCGGGACGGACGTGGGTGCGTTCCTGGTGCTGGACGGGCCGGACGTGGTGTACCGTACGGAACTTCCGGCGGAGCTGACGGCGAAGGGCGTGATTTTCACGGACCTGAAGACGGCCGTGGAGCAGCACGCAGATAAAGTGCAGCAGTACCTGTACTCCGTGGTGCCGGCGGAGGTGCCGGACGATACGACGATTGCCGCGCCGGGCACGACGCCCAGCAAGAGCCCGGACCCCAGTGAGGGTAAGTTCAGTGCGCTGGCGGCGGCCCTGTGGACGAACGGTGCGTTCGTGTACGTGCCGCGCGGCGTGGAGGTCGAACTGCCCCTGGGTTCCTTCCGCGTGATGAGTGACGCCGGGACGTACACCGCGACCCGCACGCTGGTCGTGGCCGAGGAGAACGCGCAGGTGACGTTCATCGACGAGCAGGACAGCGAGGCGCTGCCCGGCACGTACGCGATCGGCGCGGTGGAACTGGTCGTGAAGGACGCCGCGCGCGTCCGGTACGTCAGCATCCAGAACTGGGGCGAGGGTGTCACGCACATCCAGCGGCAGCGTGGGGACGTGGGCCGCGACGCGACCCTGAACTCACTGGTCGTCACGATGGGCGGCACCCTGAGCCGCACCGAGATGCAGTCCTACCTGCGTGGGCAGGGGTCGAACAGCGAGATGCTGGCCCTGTACTTCGCGAACAAGGATCAGCACTTCGATCACTACACCCTGCAACACCACGCCGCGCCGAACGCGTACAGCGACCTGCTGTACAAGGGCGTGAACAACGACGCCTCCGTCGGCGTGTTCAGCGGCATGATCAAGGTGGACCTGGGCGCGCAGAAGACCGACGCGTACCAGAAGCACCGCACCCTGATGCTGAGCAGCGACGCGCGGAACTTCAGCGTGCCGCAGCTGGAAATCAACGCGAACGACGTGCGGTGCAGCCACGGCAGCACCACCAGCCCGGTGGATCAGGAGGCGCTGTTCTTCCTGCGTTCGCGCGGCATTGCCCGCGAGGTGGCCGAGAAGATGCTGGTCACCGCGTTCCTAGAGGACGTGCTGGGCCGCGTGCCGCTGAAGAGCGTCGTGAAGTACATCGAGGGCATCATTGCCAAGAAGGTCGGCGCGGCCTAAGCGTCCCGTCTGCGGTGGCGGTCAGTTCCTGTGGGAGCTGACCGCTCTGCTTTGCCCGGTGCGCCTGCCCGTCACCACTTGCTGCCGCCGGAGTTGTCACGGCTGGAGCGACTGCGGCCGCTACTCCAGCTGCTGCGTTCACCGCTGCGCAGGCTGGACGGACCCTGGTGACCGGGGCGGGCCCTGACGGCCAGGGCGTTGGCTTCCTGCGCCTCGCGCGCCTGCTGCTCGGCCATGTAGGCAGCGAAGGTTTCCTCGGTCTGCACGGCGGCGTGCAGGTGGTCGTAGCGGACCTGAATCATGGCGGCGGTGGCGAGGTCGTCCAGGCCTTCCTGCCGCCACTGCTTCAGCTGACTGTTCAGGTAGGTCAGGCGGGCCAGGAAGGGCTGCGCCTCCGGTCCGGTCTGCTGCCGGGCCTGCCGGAGCAACTCATCCAGCTGTGCCTGTAAAGCGGTCGTGCGTTCGGTGACTTCCGTGACGCGCCGCTCGCGCCGGACGCGTTCCGCCTGAAGGTACCGCCTGAGTGCGCGGAATCCGACGGCCGCTCCCCAGGCGAGAAGGACGCCCACCGCCACCCACGCGTACCGCCACGGCGATGGGGCCAGCGCCGGGCCGTCCAGAACAGGGGGCTGGTTCTGCTGCAGGGCCCGTTCCAGTGAGGCCAGCGACTCCGGATCCGCGAATCCCAGCTCGGGTGACAGGGCGCGTGCCCGGGCCAGCGCGGCGCGTGAGGCGTCCCACTGCCGGGCGAGGGCCTCGGTCATGGCCAGCAGGTAGTACGCCTTGGGGTCGTCCCCCTCGGCCAGCAGCACGTCGGCCAGCAGGCCCCGCGCGGCGGTCGGGTCGCGCCGCATGACCTGCTCTATACGGCCGGGCGTCTCGAAGGGCACGCCGAGTTCCTGCTCGTTCCACTGCGGTAGCGCCTGGGCGCGGCTCAGGGCGGCGCGGGCCTCCGGGAGTCTCCCCTGCCGCGCCTGAATGCGGGCCAGCAGCAGCAGGGACCGCGCGGATTCCGGGTGGGCAGCCGAGGCGGCGCGGGCGGCGGTTTCCGCGTCGGTCAGGCGGCCCGCGTTCATCAGGACGATCACCTCGTCCGGCGTGAGCAGCTTCGCGGCCACCTGAACGCTCCGGTCCACCTGCGCGGCCTGTGGCGGTGACACCAGGGTCGCCCCGGCGCCGGGCAGCACGAGGGCACCCGCGAGCAGGAGAGTCAGGGTGAGCCGGGGCAGGTGCTTCACGCTCCGTACTGTACGGCCCGCCGCGCCCGGAAGGCGCCTACGCCGATGCCGGGTTTCGGCGCCGGGTTGCCAGCGCCACTTCCGGAATCCGCCTCTGCTGCCACTTTACGGCGCTGCTGTACGGGTCGGCCCGGGTCGAGCGGCTCTGCAACCCATCCAGCCGGCGTTCGGATCAGTGCAGGCGCAGGTTGGGGGGCGTCGGGTCGCTGTCCATTTCATCGCCCAGTTCGAGGGTCAGGTCGTCCACCGTGCCCGGCTGCCGGGTGGCCTGCACTGTCGCCAGCTCGTCCATCAGGGTGCCCAGCCGGACGAGGTGCGCCAGGGTCAGGTTCGGCGCGCCGACGTGGCTGTCCCACATCCGTGCGTGCAGGTCGCCGAACATGTTGCCGTTCTCGATCAGGATGTCCGGTGATTCCAGGCGGTAGGGCAGGTGGAAGCGTTCGTTCAGGCTCCTTTCCTTCTCATGCAGCCATTTGCGGGCTGCGCCGAAGGCGCGTGAGAGCAGCATGTCGGGCGGGCCGGTCAGGATGACGGGGCGGGAGGAGAGGTAAGCGCCGCTGCTGTGCGCGACGATCCTGACGCTGCCTTCTCGCTCGGCGGGGCTCAGGTCGTCGCGCGGTCCGGCCGGGAACTGGATCTGCACGCCGTCCAGCTCGGTTTTCAGGGAGGTGACGGTCGTCCGTCTACGTTCGGCTCGTTCCGCGACGGCGTTCAGGAGCGCGGTCACGGCGTGCAGGGGGGTGCGGGCCGGTGCCGTGCCGGTGGCGGTGAAGCGTGTCAGGGAGGGGGCTTTTTTGGTCCGTGCGCCCAGTCCGGCCGCCCGCAGGCGCGCCCAGTCCTGCGGGTCGAATTCCGCCTCGGTGCTCATGGTGAGGCTCTCCAGGCCGCCCGTGACGAGCAGGGCCAGGTCGGTGTTGAAACTGTTGTTCGTGTGCTGCACGTACGCCGGCCAGTCGGGGTAGAGCGCCAGCCCGTACTCCTGGCCCAGTTCGCCCATGACCAGGGCGTACAGTTGCGCGGGTGTGCCGTCCGGCGCGGTCCAGCTGGCCCGCAGCAGCCGGTCCGGTGGGAACGTCTGCCAGGGTGCGGCCGCCATGAAGCGCGTCCCGGCCTGCTGGAAGGCCCGTACGGTGGCGTCGTCGGCGTCTGTCAGGAAGGCGCGTGGGGCGTAGGCGGCCTGCTGGTCCATCAGTCCGGTCGAGATCTGCGCGGTCATCTCTCCGAACATTCCGTCGATTTCCGGCATGGCCTGCTGGTTCACCTGGATGTCCAGGTCGGTCAGGATGTCTGCCAGGACCGGGGCGAGCGCCGCGTCGGGCGTGAGGATCCGGCGGGGCCGGACGGGCACGCCGGCGCTGGTGCCGTCCAGCATGGCGTCCAGTACCACGTCCAGCACGTCGTCCGGGGTGGCGTCGGGAATGAGTTCGGTGGTCAGGATCTGCCCGGTGACGGCGTTCAGGATCAGCGTGACGCTGGGTATTCCCTCGTCGGGTGGCAGCAGGCTCGGCAGCTCGCGGCTGGTCACGATCCACACGAGGTTCGGGTCCAGCGGCAGTGCGCGCAGGGCGTCGAGGTCGAAGTCCCCGTCGTCAGCGTCGAAGAACGCGGCAGCGAGCGGCGAGTCGATCCGGATGATCGCGTCGCCCGTGTCCGGTTCTACGGTCACGGGGGGGCCGTCCCGGTCCGGTCGTCCCCGGGTGGGCGTCCCGGTTTCCGACGCCCGCGCCTTCTTGGGGGTGGTCTTCGGGGCGCTGGTCTTCTCGGCTGAAGCCTTCTGGGCCGGGCTTTTCTGGGCCGGGCCTTTCTGGGCCGGGCCTTTCTGTGCTGCGGGAGCCTTCCCGGCCTGTTCGGGTGCCTCGGCGGGCGGCCAGTCGTCGTCGTTGCCGCCCTCGTAGGCGCACACGCCCATGCGGGGTGAGTTCACGACCGGCAGCTGCTCGTCCCGTGTCTGTTCGCCGTGCCGGTCGCAGTACAGCGTGGGCTGGCCGGTCAGGTCGTCGTACTCCCAGCTGTGCGCCCACCGGGCCGGGGCGCCGCACTCCTGGCAGCCCAGCTCGGGCGGCAGGTTGCGGGCCAGCAGGCGCACGGTGTCCCTGGCAGTGGTGGTGACGGGTTCGCGCGCCTGCACGGTCAGTTTCAGGTTCGTGCTGCTGCCGAAGTCGTAGGTGTAGTCGAAGCGGTCTCCGGCGCCCAGGCCCAGCTCCTCCAGGGTCGGTTGTTTGCGTTTCCGGCGCGGGCGGAACGGGTCGAAGTCGTCGTGGTCCTCCTGCGGCCCGATGGAGAACTCGCTGAGGTGCCCGCAGCATTCCAGCCAGATGCCGCGCAGGAAGCCGTCCAGGTCGTCCAGCGTGGCGCTGACAGGCACCTCGACGTCCAGCCAGTACCGGGAGTTGGCCGTGATCCGCAGGCGGTACCCGTCGCGCGCCTTCACGCGGGGCAGGGGCCGCTGGGGGCAGGTGTTCTGGTGGCGGGTCATGGCGGCCTTGGTGCCGGTAAAGCCGCAGGCCCGGCACATCCCGCGCGACTGAGGACGGCGTGCTGTCATGCTCCCAGTGTAGCCGCCTGTGCATCCCGCGTATCGGCCGGGAGGCGGCGCATACTGGGATCATGAGGGTCTGGTGCGCGTGATACGGATTCCGTTTGTTTCGCTGACAATCCGGAACTTCACCGGATGGCCAGCTCCACGTCCGGAACCCGTTTCTCTCCTACTCTGCGGGGCAGCTCTACGAGTCGCATCCGCTCGGATTGAACGGTCTTTGCAGCCCATTCAATCGGAGTTTGTATGAGGCGGGCGGCGTGGGCGGCGGGTCTGCTGCTGGCGGGGGTGGCCCTGAGCGGGTGCGCGGACGTGCGGTACCTGACGCAGGCGGCGGGCGGGCAGCTGGACCTGCTGCGGCGGGCGCGGCCGGTCGAGGCGGCCCTGGCGGACCCGGCCACGCCCACGGAGGTGCGGCGCAAGTTGCGGCTGGCGTCGGAGGTGCGGGCCTTCGCGGTGGCCCCCGAGGCGGCGGGTGGGCTGGGCCTGCCGGATCACGGGTCTTTCCTGAAGTTCGTGGATGTGGGCCGGCCGTTCGTGGTGTGGAACGTCTTTTCCGCGCCGGAGTTCAGCGTGACGCTGGACACGTCGTGTTTCCCGGTGGCGGGCTGCGTGGGGTACCGGGGGTACTTCAGCGAGGCGGCCGCGCGGGCGTACGCGCAGGAGCGGCGCGCGGCGGGCCGGGACGTGAGCGTGGGCGGCGTGAGTGCGTACTCCACGCTGGGGTACCTGAACGACCCGGTGCTGTCCACCATGCTGGCGTACCCGGACGCGACCCTGATCCGCACGGTGATTCACGAACTGGCGCACCCGGCCCTGTACGTGCCGGGCGACACGGTGTTCAACGAGTCGTACGCCACGGCGGTCGAGGAGGAGGGAATGCGGCGCTGGCTGGCCGCGCACGGCACGCCGGAGCTGCGCGAGCAGGACCGGTTGGCGCAGGAGCGGCAGTCGGGCTTCGAGGCGCTGCTGCTCGGCGCCCGCGCGCAGCTGGAGGCGCTGTACGCCCGTCCGGACCTGACCGGGCAGCGGCGGCGGGAGGGAAAGGCGGCGGTCCTGGCGGACCTGAACGCCCGGTACGCCACGCTGAGGGCCGCGTGGGGCGAGTACGCGGGGTACGACGCCTACTTCGCGCGCGGCGTGAACAACGCCTCGCTGGGCGCGGTGGCGGCGTACGCGGCGATGGTGCCGGACTTCCAGGCGTTGCTGGCGCGGGTGGACGGGCACCTCCCGGCATTCACCGAGAGCGCGCGGGTGTGCGCGCAGAGGCCACAGACGGAACGGGCGGCGTGCCTGCGCGGTTCCTGATCGGTTCATGAGCACCGGTGGGCTCCGGCGCGCCGTTTGTGCGTTCCCGCGCGGGTGCGGGTGTGAGGGCGCGCCCCCATCCGCTGGCCGGGCCGGGTGTGTTAACGCACGCCGGGTACTGCGCCGGGGCCACGCCCTCTGCGGGCCGGCAGGTGAGGGTGACCTGACGGCCGGCTGAGGCGCGTGAGGGGTTTCGCCGCTGGCCCTGAGCGCAGGCGGGGGACGCGCTTGAGCGTTCACGCAGGGAAAGCGCAGGTCCGCCGCGCATGGTGAAGGGCAGGAACGGCCGGCATCCGGCTGGCCCGTTCACTTTCCGCACTGACCCGCTCATGGCGGGCACTGCCTATCAAGAGGTGCCTCATGCGTTCCACTGAAACCACCCGCTTCGTTCCTGCACGCTCCCGCTCCCTGCTGGGCCTGCTCACCCTGGGCCTGCTGGCCGGTGCGCCCGCCTTCGCCCAGACGACCCCGCCCGGCGCAGCTCCGGCAGAGACGACCCCGATCACGGTCCCGGCCACCGAGCCGGTTCCGAACCTGGGTCTGCCCGCCACGGGCACGGAGCAGGCGACGCCTCCCCTGCCGACGGACACGGCTCCCACAGATGCGGCTCCCACAGACGCGGCCCCCACTGAGACCGTGCCGACCGAGACAGCCCCAGTCGAGACCGCTCCGGCACCCGACGACGTGGCCCCCACCGCCAGCAGCCTGCCCGCACCGGGCAGCGTGAAAGTCCCCGTCCTGGAAGGCGAGGAAGTCCTGAAAACCGTGCCGACCGTGCTGGGCGAGGCGCTCGTGTACGCCGGCAGCACCGGGGACGCGATGGCCCGCACGCTGGCGGCCCTGCAGGCCGACGGGTACACCACCGTTGACGGCAGCGACGCCTCTGCCGGGAGTGAGGCGACGGGCGACGCTGTCCTGCTGTCCCGTGACGGACAGGCATTCGAACTGAGCGGCCGGGAGTCGTTCGGCGTGACCGTCGTGGCCCTGTCTCGCCTGCCGGCCACCGCAGCGACCGACACGGCACCGACCGAGACCGCGCCGGACACGGCCCCCGCCGACACCGAGACGGCGCCCACGCAACCGGACGCTCCGGCAGAGCCTGACACGGACGCGCCCCCGGCCACCACTGAGCCGGCCACCACTGATCCGGCTGTCACTGATCCGGCCAGCACTGAACCGGCCGTACCCGCCCCGGTCACGCCCGGCCAGCCCTGAAGTCCAATTGAGCGACCAGCCGCCCCTCACGGGGCGGTTTTTTTGGCCCTGGCACGCGCTGGGACACTGGGATACCGGGACAGACGGGCCGCCCATGCTGGACGGCAGCGGGCGGCCACCTCAAGGCAGAGGGCAGAGGTCCGGAGGGCGTCCCTCCATGGCCTCTGTGCATCCAGCGGGCTCGCAGAGCGGCGAGGCAGGGCCCGTAGCAGAGGCGCGGGTTCCGGGCGTGACATGGGCCACCCGGCGCCCTGTCCGGGTTGTTGCTGAAACAGGCGGAATCCATGGCACGCCCTGCCCGCGTGGGCGCATTCCGGCAGGCAGGGCGACGGGCAGCGGCAGCGGCGCCCTACGGAAGGCCGCCCTCTTCCCGGTGTGGGAGGGGGGCGGCGCTGTGGTGCGGGGTTCAGGCTTCGGTGGTGTCGTCGCCCTTGACTTCTTCGAGGCTGGTTTCGCCTTCCAGAACGGCGGCGGCGGCTTCCTCGCTGATCTCGCCGCTGGCGACCATGCCGGCGACCTGGGCGGCCTGGGTTTCGGCGGCCGCTTCGCCGTCGCTGAGGCGGGGGGGCAGCACGCTGATGACGACCTGGTCGGCGTCACCGGCGAGCTTCACGCCTTCCGGGAGTTTGATCTGGCCGGCGGTGACGTGGTCGCCGATGGCGAGCTTGGTCACGTCGACGACGAGTTCCTGGGGGATGCGGCGGGGGCCGGGGGCGATCACGGCGAGGTTGTGCACGACGATGTCGAGCAGGCCGCCCATGACGACGCCCTGGCTCTTGCCGGTGGTGTGCACGGGCACGTTCACTTCGACGGGTTCACCGTAGGTGACCATGTAGAAGTCGACGTGGATGGGGGTGCGCTTGCGCTTGTCCATCTGCACGGTCTTGACCAGCGCGGGGAAGGTCTGGCCGCCCTCGACGGTGATGTCGAACAGGCCGGTGGTGCTCTGGGTGCGGAAGGCGCGGTCGAAGGCCTTGCGGTCGATGGCGAAGGAGACGTTGTTCTCCTTGTTGTAGGCGACGGCGGGGATCATGCCTTCGGCCAGTTTCTCCTGGCTCTTGCGGGGTTTGGCGTTCAGTTCCATGTGCTCTCTCCTTGGCGTTCTTCGCCGCCTCGCTCTCGCCGCGCGCCGGGACCCGGCGGGGTCGGTCCGGGGGCGGGGGCGGACGTGCAACCGTGACAGCATAGCAAACGCGCCCGCCCCGGTGGAAGGGTCGTGGGGGGGTCTGCTAGACTCCTATGCGTTGCCGCGCGGCTCCCCGCGTTCCCCTGCCCGGCGGGGGGGTGCGGAGGCGGCCCCGGTGGGAAAAAAAGGAGAATGACATGATCAGCGTTACTGAACTGCGCAACGGCACGAAAGTGGAGATGGACGGCGGCCTGTGGGAATGCCTGGATTACTCGCACCTGAAGATGGGTCGCGGCGGCGCGAAGGTCGTCACGAAGTTCCGCAACATGGAGTCCGGCGCGATCGTGGACCGCACCTTCAACAGCGGCGAGAAACTGCAGGACATCTACGTGGAAGGCAAGACCATGCAGTACCTGTACAAGGACGGCGAGGACTTCATGTTCATGGACATGGACACCTTCGAGCAGGTGACGCTGCCGCCCTCGCTGGTCGGTGACGCCGCGAAGTTCATGAAGGAGAACACCGAGATTGAGGTCGCCATGTACGGCGAGAAGGCCCTGAGCATCACCCTGCCCAACCAGGTGATCCTGAAGATCGTGGAGACCGATCCCGGTCTGCGCGGCGACACGGCCTCCGGCGGCACCAAGCCCGCCAAGCTGGAAACCGGCGCCGTGGTGCAGGTTCCGCTGTTCGTGGAGCAGGACACGATGGTCAAGGTCGACACCCGGACCGGCGCCTACCTCAGCCGCGCCTGAAACGGTGAGTGCAGGGCCGCCTTCCCAGCCGATGGTGCGGGGGGCGGCCCTCGCCTTTTACATTAGACTCGGTTCAGCCAAACGAGCGTTAGGCACGCGGTGACACCCCCTCTCGTCCCGTACGGGGCATGATTGGGGGCAGCGTCCACCGCAGAACACAGCAGACCTTCAAGGAGGGGCCATGAACCCGAATGACCTGAAACAGATTCTCGATGCCCTCACGTACGCCGACGTGCGCGAATTCAGCCTGCGTACCGGCAGCTTCGACCTGAGCCTCAAGCGCGGCCCGCAGGCCTTCGCGGCTCCCGCACCGCAGCCCGCCCCCGGCCCCGCCCCACTCGCGGCCCCCACGCCCGCGGGCGCCCCCGCGTTCGCGCCCATGCCCGCACCCAGCGCGCCC
The DNA window shown above is from Deinococcus sp. LM3 and carries:
- the sufB gene encoding Fe-S cluster assembly protein SufB, which translates into the protein MTINPEVNEINKEYEYGWSNPERYAVKAPKGLRRDVVEMISKAKDEPQWMLDFRLKALDIFYSKPMPTWGADLSGLDLDEIYYYIKPEGANARSWDDVPDDVKQTFERLGIPEAERAALAGVGAQYESEMVYHNLKEEWEKLGVVFLSIEDGLKEYPELFREHFATIVPPEDNKFAAINSAVWSGGSFVYVPKGVKVDIPLQTYFRINAESSGQFERTLIIIDEGAQAHYIEGCTAPAYSSDSFHSGVIEIVVKEGARFRYSTIQNWSHNVYNLVTQRAAVYGNGVMEWVDGNLGSKVTMKYPACYLLEEGARGEVLSIAMAGRGQHQDAGAKIVHFAPNTSGTIVSKSISKDSGRSSYRGLVKIYEGAKGSQTNVECDALLLDDEARTDTYPYIEIEEKDARVGHEATVSKINDDQILYLQSRGLSEDEAAGLIVRGFIEPIAKELPLEYAVELNRLIELEMEGSVG
- the sufD gene encoding Fe-S cluster assembly protein SufD is translated as MTKFNDQLAQVQGPEWLTAKRKESLELFTTLDVPQESVEAWKYTRVDVDFDALRPHGKRDVVTDVSALPQSVQDRLTGTDVGAFLVLDGPDVVYRTELPAELTAKGVIFTDLKTAVEQHADKVQQYLYSVVPAEVPDDTTIAAPGTTPSKSPDPSEGKFSALAAALWTNGAFVYVPRGVEVELPLGSFRVMSDAGTYTATRTLVVAEENAQVTFIDEQDSEALPGTYAIGAVELVVKDAARVRYVSIQNWGEGVTHIQRQRGDVGRDATLNSLVVTMGGTLSRTEMQSYLRGQGSNSEMLALYFANKDQHFDHYTLQHHAAPNAYSDLLYKGVNNDASVGVFSGMIKVDLGAQKTDAYQKHRTLMLSSDARNFSVPQLEINANDVRCSHGSTTSPVDQEALFFLRSRGIAREVAEKMLVTAFLEDVLGRVPLKSVVKYIEGIIAKKVGAA
- a CDS encoding tetratricopeptide repeat protein; amino-acid sequence: MKHLPRLTLTLLLAGALVLPGAGATLVSPPQAAQVDRSVQVAAKLLTPDEVIVLMNAGRLTDAETAARAASAAHPESARSLLLLARIQARQGRLPEARAALSRAQALPQWNEQELGVPFETPGRIEQVMRRDPTAARGLLADVLLAEGDDPKAYYLLAMTEALARQWDASRAALARARALSPELGFADPESLASLERALQQNQPPVLDGPALAPSPWRYAWVAVGVLLAWGAAVGFRALRRYLQAERVRRERRVTEVTERTTALQAQLDELLRQARQQTGPEAQPFLARLTYLNSQLKQWRQEGLDDLATAAMIQVRYDHLHAAVQTEETFAAYMAEQQAREAQEANALAVRARPGHQGPSSLRSGERSSWSSGRSRSSRDNSGGSKW
- a CDS encoding aminopeptidase, translating into MRRAAWAAGLLLAGVALSGCADVRYLTQAAGGQLDLLRRARPVEAALADPATPTEVRRKLRLASEVRAFAVAPEAAGGLGLPDHGSFLKFVDVGRPFVVWNVFSAPEFSVTLDTSCFPVAGCVGYRGYFSEAAARAYAQERRAAGRDVSVGGVSAYSTLGYLNDPVLSTMLAYPDATLIRTVIHELAHPALYVPGDTVFNESYATAVEEEGMRRWLAAHGTPELREQDRLAQERQSGFEALLLGARAQLEALYARPDLTGQRRREGKAAVLADLNARYATLRAAWGEYAGYDAYFARGVNNASLGAVAAYAAMVPDFQALLARVDGHLPAFTESARVCAQRPQTERAACLRGS
- a CDS encoding 50S ribosomal protein L25/general stress protein Ctc; the encoded protein is MELNAKPRKSQEKLAEGMIPAVAYNKENNVSFAIDRKAFDRAFRTQSTTGLFDITVEGGQTFPALVKTVQMDKRKRTPIHVDFYMVTYGEPVEVNVPVHTTGKSQGVVMGGLLDIVVHNLAVIAPGPRRIPQELVVDVTKLAIGDHVTAGQIKLPEGVKLAGDADQVVISVLPPRLSDGEAAAETQAAQVAGMVASGEISEEAAAAVLEGETSLEEVKGDDTTEA
- the efp gene encoding elongation factor P, producing the protein MISVTELRNGTKVEMDGGLWECLDYSHLKMGRGGAKVVTKFRNMESGAIVDRTFNSGEKLQDIYVEGKTMQYLYKDGEDFMFMDMDTFEQVTLPPSLVGDAAKFMKENTEIEVAMYGEKALSITLPNQVILKIVETDPGLRGDTASGGTKPAKLETGAVVQVPLFVEQDTMVKVDTRTGAYLSRA